Sequence from the Megalops cyprinoides isolate fMegCyp1 chromosome 9, fMegCyp1.pri, whole genome shotgun sequence genome:
tgtgtgtgtgtgtgtgtgtgtgcaatgtgcagAGAGATTACTGGACAGGATTCTTTTGATTGAAAATCGTAGTTTTTAGCCATGTGTTCACCGTGTACACAGGTGGGTCTTCCTGACAAAGAAGGGCTACCAGGAAACAGAGGAGTCTATCCAAAGTTCTGTCATCACTAAACTGAAAGGGGTGACCCTCACCAACACAACAGAAACTGGGCTCCACTTATGGGGGCCTGAGGACTATGTCATTCCTCCCCAGGTACGTTGATGCTGAAAAACACCTGAGTGGGTGCCATTTATTGGGGGGTACATCCTAGAGATTCCATTGAATTGGAAAATCCACAGATATCGTACTGTGCCAGTAATACGAAGTGTATATACACAAAGGGCGTTTGTTCCATTCTTAACACACGTAGAACcacattttcagcataaaaacagtacaataatgcaataaacaagtgGCTCGTTTATGCAACAATgccataaatgcatgcaatatgtaaaataaatgcaaaatcaCAGGTAGGCACAGTGCTCTGCCatctgaacagagagagaggctgggagcTGTGAGTAGTGCTTGACATGAATACCCAAAACAGCAAATCCCAAACCCATGAAAGACAAGGGTCTCCATTACTCAGAGTCACATTTCCAACTTAGTGAAGCCAACTTTCTCTGAGAGGTATGAAGCATAACATTAAAGGGGCAGCAAAGGTTCATGAGTACATATGCATAGATGGTTCACATCAAAATTCTCATTACTTGGATATAGTTATAAAGCAGACTGATTCCCGGGAGTCAGCAGTGATTCTACTGCATATTGTCAATGTGCCAATATTATATATAACTACAGAAATATGTATAAAAGTTCACCATAATGTTTAAATCTGTAATAGCATCAATATTGCGATAATACCCATCATTGCTGGTCATGTAGTAAGACATAACAtttgtgctgcagtttttttataGATCAGTGGAGTACCTGTTTCCACATGGACTTTGTTGAAACCTTGGTAGGGTCTAGTCTTTATAGACAATAATTTGTCTTCTGCGTGTCTGAGAAGAGAACGGTGCATTTGCAGGAACAGTGTTTCTTTTGTAATCTTGATTTCTGCATTCTGTAGCACTCTGACATAAACAACAGCCAGATATGGACAAAACCCAGACTCTTCACTATAGGGCTGTTAATGTTGTTGGCTGTTCTGCCATTGGCAGTGTCATAATTCAGCTCTACTGCTACCCAAACCTGCTACCATAAAACCTGGCTCTGAAGACTCGCTTGTCCTTCAGCTTAACAAGGACAGGCAGGACACACAGATTTATAAACAGGATTCTAAGACGCATGCCAGTGGTGTACCGTGAATCATCTGTGTGCGATACAACACCCATCCGGGAAGCTGTTAGTCACCTACAGGCCATATTCTTAGaaataatgctgtttttgttgcttgCTTTCAGGGGGAAACGGTCTTTTTCGTCATTACTAATTTTGTAGAGACACCAAATCAGAAACTTGGATACTGTGCTGAGGTAAGAGAGTCAAACTGCCTTTGCATATATATAGTGCTTTTCAAACGtcattcatatgtgtgtgtgtgtatatatatatatatatatatatacatatatatatatacatatatacatatacatatatatatatatatatatatatatatatatatatgtgtagtGCTGCAATTATCACGTTTTGTCACCATGGAACAAAGTGAGGGACAAAGTTATGACAAGTGAGCTCAGATCTCGTGAAGTGTCTGATAAATGTGCCAAATGTAAGTGAATGCAGTGCGAAATTATTGgcatatatgaaaaaaaaacctaatttaGTGTTCGTATTAGTTTGGCTCTGGTGTCTGGCAGCAGGAAATTACTTCATGTTCATCTAGGTACTATTAGCAAGAGTGTGCTAAATGTGAGCCCCAGCAAACAGTACTGTGAAAAGTTATGTAAGatgaaatttgcattttgcaactGTTGTGACATGTACGGTCTGTGCCTGATGAATATGCCAAAAGTGATGCGTGGGGTGTATGCTGTGAAAAGTTGACTTGTGCCAGATATGTTTAGGCCATGGCCTCGGACTTTAACAAATAAGAGTGTTAGATATGACCATCTATATATACATCATTTGCCTCTGTTAATGCAATATATCAAACATGTGTCAAGATTTGCCAGAGGAAAACTTACCTAGTTGAAATATGTAGCAACGAAGTACAAACtgtattacagaaaaaataactcCAAAAGGATAACAAAGGATGAAGTGTAGTGTGAAGTGCCTCCCAGGCGATAAACTCGTACATTTTATTGAATCAGGTTTTCCCCAAGTCTGCGATTTATTCAGTCAATTAAACTGGGGATGAAAAGATGCCTAGATGGAGGATGAAGATACAGAGAACATGCTGACTGCTCCAGACACAGAGGCAATCAACAAAACTAATGACTGAGTCAGTGTCAAGAGAATGATAACAgtttaaaacactgtaaaaagagCAAGGCAAGCAGGCATTCAGGCAATATGGCGACAGAAACGAGAAAACTCCGCGGCACGGGGGTTAATAACTATGGCGCAGTTACAGAGCTAGCCAACAGTCCACTGCTAATGTGCAGTCCCACAACCTCCTACCTTTTAACTGATCGCTTGTCTCAGTGCAGGTCCCTCTCTGTGGCTCCATCCATTGATTTTCCCACTCAGCTTCCCTGATGCTTAATTTGCTGTAATCAAACCCTTCAAAAAGTTCTCTGTGTTCAGTCCACTGCATTGCCAGTACACAAATATGGCACTTGAAAAAGACTTTATACAGGTAACAATTCTTGgatgcagtgtagcataacAAGCCTATCCATGGAGAGCAGAATACCTATTCAGAGAGCACATCATGTCCCCTTGACCTGCGAAGGCACctacatttgttttctgataTCAATTAACATGCACTATTTGTCATCTGAGGATAAAATTGGTTTTGAAAGTCTACAGGAAAGTCGATATGCATTCACAACTTTGTACACAGAGAGAGTTATTGGTTGGATGTGCCATGAAATGTATCAAGTCAATGGAAAATGCAATGTTGATTAGTCAGGCCTGACGTGGCAGGAAGTTGATGCGATCTGCGCAAAACTGAATCACCAGACTGGGAAGATACAAAGCTGTCATATAACCAACACTCCCCTATGGCTACTACTGGTAGCAGAGGTACCTTAACTTGTATTTTCAATGGTTTGTTTTGTAtgaatctattttttttttttcaattatcaTTGAAAAATAAGCTTTTTTTGAAGGCAAAGTGCTACTCGGCTCTTACAATAAAGTGTTTTATTAACATAGTGCCTTTGATTTGCattatacatgtattttcatataatCTTGTAGAGTTGGATTACGATGAAAATAAAGTGAACAAAGTTTACAGATAGAGGCTTATTTTGTGGTACATTGCTAGCATTGGCAAAGACTCCTGAAAGTGTTGTTGTTGGCTGGTCCTCATGCTGAGCTATGCTGGCCATGTGGGGAGCATACAATAATCATGTTGACAGTTATATTGGCAATGAGAGTCTTTTCCCTTGCTGTTTCCTTAGAAGGCACAGACGTGGTAATTTCCCTCTCTGATGGGAGACTGAGACATCGCAACGTTAGGGAAGAcgatatttacatgtatttgttttttctaGTATGCAGCTTGCCGCATCCATTGTCCGGCAAATGAAAGGAGCTATGGTGTGTGATAGGCAAATTAGCTTTGCACAGGGCTCGTTTTCTCTCTCCCCGGTAAACATCAGGAGAGAGGTTTTCTGAGGAAAGATAGATGTTGTCCAAAGATCTGGTttagtcagaaaaaaacagggagtTTCACATTTCTTCTCAGAGGGGACGTCTTCAAGGGAAGACCGGTCAGTGAACGAGCTGGAGATGGTAGATGAGGCATCAGATGGTCCTGTCACCACAGGTTTTACCTCCTGAAAAACACTGTCTCTCTGCACTGACCTGTTTTACTGCTGTTCTGTCCCCTAGGGCCTTGCCCAAATGCTACTCTACACTAACTGCTGTTGATAGTATCCCCCGCTCACTCATAAcactcaagtttttttttttttttccttttctttaataTGACTCTAGGGTACTATTGAAGCTGTATTTTATTGAGTCACTTCTAATACAGTAAGGCACTAGTTATTACAGCAATGTGTAATGGATTGGcacatgttcagatgtgctATTGTCCACATGCCCATATTGTAGACACTTTCGTTCCGTTGCTTTGTAAGTGGCTCCGGTCAAGAGCATGTGTCAAgcgtaaatgtaaatgcagcgCACTCTGAAGTGTTTGTCTGGCTGCGTCCACCCCTATATCAGTCCTCTTGCTCTGGCATGTCCAAACTGTAGTCTTCTCTCCAGCCATACAGGGAGATTTTGAGGGTCAGTCCGAGACCCAGAGCTTTCCTACGCAGCTGAAGCTTCTCTCTGTGGTCCGGCTGCGCCCTGAAAGATACCTCACTCCTCACCCCTGTCATTGGCACTGACCCTCCCCTCCCATTGCATTATGGGGAATTAATGGCAGTTCTCAGGTTCCAGCTCACAAGATCTGGTTGCCCTCCTGGCTGCCTGCCCATCTCTCCCTCAGGACGCAAAATCGGTACTTTCCTTTGGCAAACGTTTCTTTCACAATGAGAAGCACATGGCAGGAGTTTTACCGTCCCAGACCAAAGAAGAGAGGAGCTAAGAAACTGAAAATTCTAGAACAGTATTTGGTTAATTGGTAAGCAGTGTGAGGAGTTTTTTGTGAAGTAAATCTTTGGAAGATTCAAAAAATAATTAGAATTGTTATCATCAGTTATTAAGGTATTGTTACCTAGTAAGTATTGAGTAATTTTGGCACTGTTGAGATAATTATGACTCTAAGACTGGATAGATGTAAACTGAATAACACCACCAGAACAATAATATTACCTTTAATGAGACTGTCATGCACATGTGAAAAGCATTTCATAGTCATTCTGTCAGCCCCTGTACAGCTTGGCTGCTGTGTTGGGTTGTGGCCGCTGACTACTGAATGTGACACTCCATCTGTTTGTGTATAAACAAAGCTCAGTGTAAATTTTCATCATTTGATCTgccatgtgtgcattttttttctccataattGATGCAACTCAGTGGCTAACTGCTTGGTATGTGGATGTCCAGCCAAGTCCTTTCCCTGGGTTGCCCTCTCAGTTCTCCGTTTTGGGCGGAGCCACATGACTTTCTGTGTCGGGGGACCTTCTCAGTGAATGTCAGCAGCCTCTGATCCTGTCCAGAACGAGGCAGCACCATCGGGTGTTACTGCCTTGTTTTTCACGCCATGGCAACAGTGCTGTTAATTGTACGGCTCCTTAAAAGGAGTACCAGTGACAGGCCACACGCCTTCGGCCCCATCAAGGATTCCATCCGAGATGGAGTGCAAGTACAGGAGTCCTCTGACATGTAAACAGTCCCACATTCAGGGGAACTCTTGCACAGTGCATCCACATGTCTCCCAAGAGCCACTTCAGTCCCAGACCAAGAACTGACTGGAAATAACTAGTCTATAAATGcctgtgaaataaaacactgatgGCATTCGAGTACTGAAACTATAAACGGGAAACTTTTTCAGTCATCACATACATAGATACTTGTGTGTCCCTCTTGTGTAAAGCTCTCAAAACCAGCTCAGGGTCTCATTTATGAGTGTTGTTTATGCTACCTTAAACACACTGAGCCTCGAGACATGTtaagtgttttctgtttaactCCAGAGTTTTGCTTGATGTCATTCCAGAGCTTCAGGGTACTGGATGGTCTCTGCAGAAAGAACTCTGACTGCACAGAGGGGGAGACGGTCATCGCTGGCCACGGTATGGGCCGGATCACCTCTTTATCCCTTTCATTTTGAATTCCAAGGAGGAGAAACGTCAGAGGGTGTCACAtctcttatttttaattgaatcaCTGGCACAGGTTTATACTGACCCCCATGCTAATTTCCACTGTAAATCATGATCTGGCTCTGgacaaacatttctgaataGCCCTGACTGGTTTCTTTAAATTCAGGACTTCCCAGAATCGGGCGCATGGGGTGACCCTGTGTATAAATATCTTGTTTTAAGTAAACAGACAGATAATGACATTTTCCAGGTGGAATGTGGGCACAATTGCCTGCTCTGTAAAGAATTCTAATTCTGACATCAAAGCATGAGAGGAATTTGCTACAAATAGGgactgaaatgtcttttttccttaGAAACAAGAGATTTAGCACTCTGACCACTGTGGTAAATACTAGGACAGTATTATAAACATTACAGTAATGTTATATCAGTGTATCAGTAATATGTGTTGGTGTATGGTGTGGCAgtaatacagtataataaagCTATAATTGCTTATTGTAGATCATTTAAAACTTTCAGCAAATAATGaagaattaaaataatttgttttttattgctttaagTATGAATGCGCCTTCTTGCAGGGATTAAAAGTGGACGATGCTTAAAGAAAGATAGGAATTCTACAGGTACCTGTGAAATATATGGCTGGTGTCCCATTGAGAGACACCGCAGACCTCAGTAAGACTGCTCATTTTCCATTGTTACACAAAACTGCACGTTTTATGAGTCAACAGTTGCAttgatatttttcagtaaaacaagGTTCTGATTCTAATTTTCTAACTTCGCTAAATTGGAAAATAACTGTTGACTtgttcatgcatttcaaaagtgAAAGTTTGAAAAGAACTATGCATTTTCCATTGGGTTTCTCTTCAGATAAAGTATAATGCGGCCTCATAATCAGAACCAAATAATTGCCTGTGTTTTGTACGGTCTTAGCCTGTTGCAATGTAAGGTAATTGTCAGATAAAGAAATTCCCCCCGTTTGGAGAAAATTTTGTTACATaaaggtttttctttcttcttctagGGAACCATTGTTAGCAAAAGCTGAAAATTTCACTCTCTACATAAAGAACTTCATCAGATTTCCTAGATTTGAATTCTCAAAGTAAGTGGCACTTGAGGGAAAATCCCAAACAAGAGTAGGTTGGAACCATCTATTCTACAGATATAAACAGCTCTGTATCGAAATTGCCAAGATATTGATGACATTGTTAACCAGTACGTTGACACTTCTTTCATGTGAGGGGTCTCAGCAGGATGGTACAGACCACAGGTGTCCAAATGAGAAGTGGTGGCTGCTAGCCAGCTctatacatttacacttacatttacctttatttatttagcagacgcttttatccaaagcgacttacagaagtgcatacagcaagtatagcgacaggatatacggggacaggatgtgtgcagttccacaatgagacagttctcagctgagagcaaggtctgtttgagggcacagtactatcagatttgtgcaactacagcgtatagggcaactaatacgatacaccttcaaacggcaaacttcaacaacttcaaacggcgcaatgagcgtcacggtaaaggcggcaacaagaaacaatttaaaaagcacagcaatttacgacagcactgattgggggggggcagcaattgtgtgctgggtcagtccaggtagagtctgaagaggtgcgtcttcaggccccacctgaaggaatggggtgaaggagctgtatagtatagtatagatCTCTCCAGctgtatagtatagtatagtatagtatagtatagtatagatCTCTCCAGctgtatagtatagtatagtatagtatagtatagatCTCTCCAGctgtatagtatagtatagtatagtatagtatagtatagtatagtatagtatagtatagatCTCTCCAGGCAGCAAACTTTGTTTACTTTCTACCCTTTAATTTAAAGCCTGAAGATACAAGGGAACTGGCTTGGAACATATCTATGGTGCATTCCAGGTGAGAGAAGCTGTTGATTTCATAGCTGTAGCAGAGAGCCAGCCAGAACAGGCCAGGATCTGTTCTGTAGTTTGTGCAGACTGAACCTCAAGTGAAGGTCTTGTGTGGAACTAGTTTTTAAAAGCCTGGGATAATTTTGGGAAGTAAAATGTCCTGCTTGCCAAGGGGTGAAATGCAATTCACACCAAATACAAGTAGCAATTATGGATTTGTACAGGTCAGGATTGTCAGGTCTGTCAGGTCTGTCGTACAGGTGTCACCCCATTCCTGTCCCCTTTGCTTTGCTCTCAGATCGAATGTTCTGGACACATCCGATGACACATATTTAAAGAGATGCATGTATGACAAGGTCCACCAGCCATACTGCCCCATATTTCGTTTGGGAGACCTCGTTAGCTGGGCTGGACACAGCTTTCAGGACATGGCTTTGATGGCAAGTATTTCAACCGCTGCATCAGTAAACCTTTTTCATTCAGTTAATCATATCAGCAGGCCAGGAATGCAGACTTTCAAGTTACGCGAGTCAAACGAGGTGAAATATTACAAGTATTTGGTTTAGAGGACAGTGTGTGCCTAGTTATTCTGACTTCTGCTCTGCTACATTTATTAGCCTTTATtagtaaataatttaattacttaattattaatgaattaGTTATTAATTTGTCTTTAATGAAGGTAGATCACTAAAACAGTATCTGtggtgtaattttaaaaaaggttaagtTTGGTATTTACCTGTAAACATGTAAGTGTTATCTGATCTCTGATCCGCTTAAGCAGTGGGACAGTACATCCATGAcgtaatcaaataaaaaatgaatgtaccTCACCCAGGGCGGGTCTATTGGGATTTTGATAGAATGGAACTGTGACCTGGACAAGGGCTATTCCAAGTGCAATCCCCACTATAGCTTCACACGTCTGGATGTAAAATCTTCAGTCAGCTCAATCACATCCGGGTACAACTTCAGGTACATCATCCTCGTGCACAGCGGTCATAAAATACACATGTACTATAAAGTGTGACTGAAGGCCAAGTAAACTAAGGGCTTCTGTTAGATCCTCGTACATCACATTTACCTTCTGTCCCGTGCTGTGAATTTGTGAGCCTGTTTGATGTTGTCACTGAGGATTAAACCTACAGTCATTATTGGAATGTGATTTTTCTCACTGACCGATTCCCAGGTACGCTCGCTATTACAAAAACGCAGCTGGGGAGAGCTATCGAACTCTATTTAAAGTGTTCGGAATTCGCTTCGACATCATGGTGCACGGAAAGGTATGAAAAACTTGTTTTACCTGTAGAATGAAACCACTCTTATTTTTGATCATCTGAAGTCCATATAGATCATTGTCTTCCTTTCTGATGTCTGCTTCTTTTTTAGGCTGGGAAGTTTAACATTATCCCAACAATAATCAACATTGGGTCCGGTCTTGCTCTAATGGGTGCAGTaagtataaaaatattattaaacaaTGTTTATATATATGCTTATCTTGAGCTGTAAAATCACTGGCATTCCTCATAATGTGTATGAATAGGTAACTTGAATGGATCCATTTATGTTCTGTGGTGCtggaagtttctctggataagagcatctgctaattacatgtaatgtaatgtaaacacccctaaggggagagagagcaatagaGTGCAGTTACAGTATCTCACCAGAAGAGGGCATTAGGACCTTATTTTTGCTAAAACCACAGCTGAGAGCAGGGAAGACTTCCCACACTGACAttgatcgttttttttttttttttcatttaattggcAGAAACAGGTTGACCACTTCCTTTGAGAAACATTGTGGTTAGTTGAATGActtaaaacagctgaaaaaattaTTTGAGGATTACTCTGCACCACAGTACTTTCCATTTCATGCtcaaatatgaatatatattttcattgcttGAATGGCCATGGTTTTAATCCtgctgtttacttttttctgaATTTCCCTCCATTTTTGTCCGCACGCGACTCTTGCCAGCAATGCTCAGATCACATCATTCACTCGTTAACTCACTCGTTAatctggcatttagcaggccTGTCATATGATAAACTGCACAGCCTCATGTCCTCACTCTCAGTCCCTGAACATGTCCAGCCATGTCCAGTATGACCGCAGAACACACTTTTTAGGTGATCTTTCACAGTATTGCTTCATTCACAGCTCAAATTTGGCACATTTATGGTCATAGTGTCTAGAGGTATGAAACGTTTTTAGTTTCCCTATATCAAAAGCCATAATCATTATGGCCACCTaacacaatttttttgtgtCAGCAATTTTTGACTATgatcacttgtgttgtattgtctATGGCAGATGTTAACTTTAAAATTGGCCACATTGTTCAGATTTTTGAGAAATGTGAGAAAACTTAACAGTGTTAGCTAGAATTCTTGTCCAAATCTAGATATTAAAGTAGCTGTTATTTAAGTAAACTGTTACTCATATTATGTTTTCCCCCTAAAGATTCATACATACAGGAGACACTTTTAGATGCACTTAACCTACTGCATGATAGTTCAGTGTGGAAATTCACAAAGGCAGACTTGATGTTGTTTCAGGGGGCGTTCTTCTGTGACCTGGTGCTGCTTTACATGATGAAGAAGAGCACTttctacagagagaggaaatttGAATCTGCTAAGTATGGCTCTTCAATATGGCACTTACTGCAGTCAGAACATAGCCAAGATTCAGATTACTGCCATTTGTAgaacagagggaaacagagatTCTGTCTCCAAATGACCACTCTGGACGTTCACATATAGACACAGATGGCACAAACGTAATTATGACATATGCATGGATTGCAAGAATctaagaaaaatgaagaaaagggAGGGCTTAATCCTTTTTTACAGCATGctgtaatatgtgaaaaaaacttGATAGACTGATAGACTTGATAGATGGATTGTCTCAGTTTAACTGGAATCCCATTAGAGATTATATTAATTTAGATCTACTTTAAAACAGTTTGCAGtcttatttgaataaaaaggaaacaatgttGATAACATACTCATTGGCcaatgttaaaaaatgcatatgatgTTAAAGCCGTTTCGCACAGACTCAGGGCTAATAACAATCACAGATCCTTGAGGGGTAGGAGGGGCACACCCAACGCATAGCAGTTTAAGCTGTTTCAGGTTTTATTAGGACCAGGTTAGCACACTGTAATATAATGGAAGCTAACAGGTAGACTTTATGTGATGCACAAACCAGTTTCCAGCAAAACCTGGAATGACTCAAATTTCTTCTGAGAGTGTCATTTCCATCCATGTACTTCTTGGAACTTCCTGGTGTCTGGGATGTTTTCCCTTGACAAATTAGCTCGTAGGTGTTTTGAGTCCATATGGCTGGAGGTAGTGTTAATCAAACATAGACATACCAAATGTGTATTTGCTTTTCCTGTCAGATTCAGGCAACAGTGGTTTTATTTCTCCCCCAAGGAAcgacacaaggaaaacaaatggaGAGGGAAATGCTCTGCCAGAGGTCAAGGGTCACCGGAAAAAGGTCCTCGAGCGACGGCAGCTCACCGACCTGTCACCAGAGACCTAGACCAGTCACTCATGGCAAGAGACGCGGTGTCGACTTTAGGGGGCGAGGGAACAAACGGGTGGAGGAGTACAATCAACAGGACAAACGGACCCAGCGGGGTTTCTTCCTCTCCCGTCTGCGTTTGAAGTACTGAACAGACAGCACGGATTCTCTCAAGTGCCAACCCATCCACAATGGACCCAGACGACACCAGGCCCTCCTTTGCCACTCTAACACTGTGAGCTGCTGACATTATCATTCTGTTACCAAAAGACAGAAACAACGACGTGACCACAGGACAGCTTTGCCAAAGAAAACACCGCCATTCCTGTTCAGCCATGCATGCTGTCAGTgatgagcaggaaaaaaaatgcactttgacaTTCTGAGTAACTTCTGTTGATTTTGGCCAATGGTTTCCTCCCCATTACCATATCAAAGGAGAGCAGCAGGCAGCCAACAGGATAAGCCTGCAGTAAGAAAATACACAGATCCCTGACGCAATATACTTGGCCAAGAGAAGAAACAAAATCATTGCACTACAATCAAGAAAAACACTCCAAAAAACGTTTTAATCATACACAGTACATGGGGTGCTTCACACCATACAGTCAAGTCATACTGATGGTCTTCACACTGGCAGAAAAAGCATGGTTCTAAAAAGGTTCCAGTGTCGTGactcaaaaacacactgtgtttgCACCTTGCCTCGCAGGTTTGCAGGCGTTCGTATCCATCTGTTTACATGTTAGCGTTCGGTCATGCAGCACGCGGCCAGCAGAGTTCATCTGATCATTGGGCTTCAAAGCCATGACTTCAAAACCATTCAGCTTTACACAGA
This genomic interval carries:
- the LOC118783011 gene encoding P2X purinoceptor 5-like — protein: MAASGCKGFFLSAFDYKTEKYVIAKNKKVGVLYRVVQLAIIGYLIGWVFLTKKGYQETEESIQSSVITKLKGVTLTNTTETGLHLWGPEDYVIPPQGETVFFVITNFVETPNQKLGYCAESFRVLDGLCRKNSDCTEGETVIAGHGIKSGRCLKKDRNSTGTCEIYGWCPIERHRRPQEPLLAKAENFTLYIKNFIRFPRFEFSKSNVLDTSDDTYLKRCMYDKVHQPYCPIFRLGDLVSWAGHSFQDMALMGGSIGILIEWNCDLDKGYSKCNPHYSFTRLDVKSSVSSITSGYNFRYARYYKNAAGESYRTLFKVFGIRFDIMVHGKAGKFNIIPTIINIGSGLALMGAGAFFCDLVLLYMMKKSTFYRERKFESAKNDTRKTNGEGNALPEVKGHRKKVLERRQLTDLSPET